A region from the Oryzias latipes chromosome 20, ASM223467v1 genome encodes:
- the nck1 gene encoding cytoplasmic protein NCK1 isoform X3 produces MTLRLQWEESGGHQRVRRRGGEDKPKMDMANLFKHFFRIGKVKSKKGGMRDSASNAETDPSMDNGERLYDLNVPALVKFSYTAEREDELSLVKGTRVVVMEKCSDGWWRGSYSGRSGWFPSNYVTEDVDGTAGGGVMGGFGDPAASLTEKLAAVVSSTANGNRVLHTVQALYPFNSGNDEELNFEKGEVMEVVEKPENDPEWWKCRKADGQLGLVPKNYVTVLDSSSHKSTGLAGPPTPDCDYISPSVSGRFAGKEWYYGKVTRHQAEVALNQRGIEGDFLIRDSESSVSRQPNDFSISLKAQSKNKHFKVQLKDNLYCIGQRKFNSMEELVEHYKKAPIFTSEQGDKLYLIKAMAAS; encoded by the exons ATGACTCTACGGCTGCAGTGGGAAGAGAGCGGGGGCCACCAAAGAGTCAGGCGGAGAGGGGGAGAGGACAAGCCCAAAATGGACATGGCTAACCTATTCAAACATTTCTTCC GCATCGGAAAGGTGAAGAGTAAAAAAGGAGGAATGAGAGACTCAGCGTCCAACGCCGAGACCGACCCCAGCATGGACAATGGCGAGCGTCTGTACGACCTCAACGTGCCCGCTCTGGTCAAGTTCAGCTACACGGCGGAGCGCGAAGACGAGCTCTCGCTGGTGAAGGGCACGCGGGTGGTGGTGATGGAGAAGTGCAGCGACGGCTGGTGGCGAGGAAGCTACAGCGGACGGTCCGGTTGGTTTCCGTCCAACTACGTGACCGAAGACGTGGACGGGACGGCGGGAGGAGGGGTCATGGGGGGATTCGGCGACCCCGCCGCATCGCTGACGGAGAAGCTTGCGGCCGTGGTGAGCAGCACGGCCAACGGGAACAGGGTGCTGCACACGGTGCAGGCGCTCTACCCTTTCAACTCTGGTAACGACGAGGAACTGAACTTTGAAAAAGGGGAGGTGATGGAGGTCGTGGAGAAACCGGAGAACGACCCGGAGTGGTGGAAGTGCCGGAAAGCAGACGGACAGCTGGGCTTGGTGCCTAAGAACTACGTCACCGTGCTGGACTCCAGCTCCCATAAATCCACGGGGCTCGCCGGGCCTCCCACACCAGACTGCGACTACATCTCTCCGTCGGTGAGCGGGCGATTCGCGGGGAAAGAGTGGTACTACGGAAAGGTGACGCGCCACCAGGCGGAGGTGGCCCTGAACCAGAGAGGCATCGAGGGAGACTTCCTCATCCGAGACAGCGAGTCGTCGGTCAGTCGCCAG CCAAACGACTTCTCCATCTCCTTGAAGGCCCAGAGCAAGAACAAGCATTTCAAAGTGCAGCTGAAGGACAACCTTTACTGCATTGGACAGCGCAAATTCAACTCTATGGAAGAGCTTGTCGAACACTACAAAAAAGCCCCCATCTTCACCAGTGAGCAGGGAGACAAACTGTACCTGATCAAGGCCATGGCTGCCTCCTGA
- the nck1 gene encoding cytoplasmic protein NCK1 isoform X1, whose amino-acid sequence MNEEVIVIAKFDYMAQQDQELDIKKNERLWLLDDSKSWWRVRNATNKTGFVPSNYVERKNSARKASIVKNLKDTLGIGKVKSKKGGMRDSASNAETDPSMDNGERLYDLNVPALVKFSYTAEREDELSLVKGTRVVVMEKCSDGWWRGSYSGRSGWFPSNYVTEDVDGTAGGGVMGGFGDPAASLTEKLAAVVSSTANGNRVLHTVQALYPFNSGNDEELNFEKGEVMEVVEKPENDPEWWKCRKADGQLGLVPKNYVTVLDSSSHKSTGLAGPPTPDCDYISPSVSGRFAGKEWYYGKVTRHQAEVALNQRGIEGDFLIRDSESSVSRQPNDFSISLKAQSKNKHFKVQLKDNLYCIGQRKFNSMEELVEHYKKAPIFTSEQGDKLYLIKAMAAS is encoded by the exons ATGAATGAAGAGGTGATCGTCATCGCCAAGTTCGACTACATGGCCCAGCAGGACCAGGAGTTGGACATCAAAAAAAATGAGCGCCTTTGGCTGCTGGATGACTCCAAATCCTGGTGGAGGGTCAGAAACGCTACCAACAAAACCGGCTTTGTTCCGTCCAACTACGTGGAGAGGAAAAACAGCGCCAGGAAAGCTTCTATTGTCAAGAATCTCAAAGACACACTCG GCATCGGAAAGGTGAAGAGTAAAAAAGGAGGAATGAGAGACTCAGCGTCCAACGCCGAGACCGACCCCAGCATGGACAATGGCGAGCGTCTGTACGACCTCAACGTGCCCGCTCTGGTCAAGTTCAGCTACACGGCGGAGCGCGAAGACGAGCTCTCGCTGGTGAAGGGCACGCGGGTGGTGGTGATGGAGAAGTGCAGCGACGGCTGGTGGCGAGGAAGCTACAGCGGACGGTCCGGTTGGTTTCCGTCCAACTACGTGACCGAAGACGTGGACGGGACGGCGGGAGGAGGGGTCATGGGGGGATTCGGCGACCCCGCCGCATCGCTGACGGAGAAGCTTGCGGCCGTGGTGAGCAGCACGGCCAACGGGAACAGGGTGCTGCACACGGTGCAGGCGCTCTACCCTTTCAACTCTGGTAACGACGAGGAACTGAACTTTGAAAAAGGGGAGGTGATGGAGGTCGTGGAGAAACCGGAGAACGACCCGGAGTGGTGGAAGTGCCGGAAAGCAGACGGACAGCTGGGCTTGGTGCCTAAGAACTACGTCACCGTGCTGGACTCCAGCTCCCATAAATCCACGGGGCTCGCCGGGCCTCCCACACCAGACTGCGACTACATCTCTCCGTCGGTGAGCGGGCGATTCGCGGGGAAAGAGTGGTACTACGGAAAGGTGACGCGCCACCAGGCGGAGGTGGCCCTGAACCAGAGAGGCATCGAGGGAGACTTCCTCATCCGAGACAGCGAGTCGTCGGTCAGTCGCCAG CCAAACGACTTCTCCATCTCCTTGAAGGCCCAGAGCAAGAACAAGCATTTCAAAGTGCAGCTGAAGGACAACCTTTACTGCATTGGACAGCGCAAATTCAACTCTATGGAAGAGCTTGTCGAACACTACAAAAAAGCCCCCATCTTCACCAGTGAGCAGGGAGACAAACTGTACCTGATCAAGGCCATGGCTGCCTCCTGA
- the nck1 gene encoding cytoplasmic protein NCK1 isoform X2 yields MNEEVIVIAKFDYMAQQDQELDIKKNERLWLLDDSKSWWRVRNATNKTGFVPSNYVERKNSARKASIVKNLKDTLGIGKVKSKKGGMRDSASNAETDPSMDNGERLYDLNVPALVKFSYTAEREDELSLVKGTRVVVMEKCSDGWWRGSYSGRSGWFPSNYVTEDVDGTAGGGVMGGFGDPAASLTEKLAAVVSSTANGNRVLHTVQALYPFNSGNDEELNFEKGEVMEVVEKPENDPEWWKCRKADGQLGLVPKNYVTVLDSSSHKSTGLAGPPTPDCDYISPSVSGRFAGKEWYYGKVTRHQAEVALNQRGIEGDFLIRDSESSPNDFSISLKAQSKNKHFKVQLKDNLYCIGQRKFNSMEELVEHYKKAPIFTSEQGDKLYLIKAMAAS; encoded by the exons ATGAATGAAGAGGTGATCGTCATCGCCAAGTTCGACTACATGGCCCAGCAGGACCAGGAGTTGGACATCAAAAAAAATGAGCGCCTTTGGCTGCTGGATGACTCCAAATCCTGGTGGAGGGTCAGAAACGCTACCAACAAAACCGGCTTTGTTCCGTCCAACTACGTGGAGAGGAAAAACAGCGCCAGGAAAGCTTCTATTGTCAAGAATCTCAAAGACACACTCG GCATCGGAAAGGTGAAGAGTAAAAAAGGAGGAATGAGAGACTCAGCGTCCAACGCCGAGACCGACCCCAGCATGGACAATGGCGAGCGTCTGTACGACCTCAACGTGCCCGCTCTGGTCAAGTTCAGCTACACGGCGGAGCGCGAAGACGAGCTCTCGCTGGTGAAGGGCACGCGGGTGGTGGTGATGGAGAAGTGCAGCGACGGCTGGTGGCGAGGAAGCTACAGCGGACGGTCCGGTTGGTTTCCGTCCAACTACGTGACCGAAGACGTGGACGGGACGGCGGGAGGAGGGGTCATGGGGGGATTCGGCGACCCCGCCGCATCGCTGACGGAGAAGCTTGCGGCCGTGGTGAGCAGCACGGCCAACGGGAACAGGGTGCTGCACACGGTGCAGGCGCTCTACCCTTTCAACTCTGGTAACGACGAGGAACTGAACTTTGAAAAAGGGGAGGTGATGGAGGTCGTGGAGAAACCGGAGAACGACCCGGAGTGGTGGAAGTGCCGGAAAGCAGACGGACAGCTGGGCTTGGTGCCTAAGAACTACGTCACCGTGCTGGACTCCAGCTCCCATAAATCCACGGGGCTCGCCGGGCCTCCCACACCAGACTGCGACTACATCTCTCCGTCGGTGAGCGGGCGATTCGCGGGGAAAGAGTGGTACTACGGAAAGGTGACGCGCCACCAGGCGGAGGTGGCCCTGAACCAGAGAGGCATCGAGGGAGACTTCCTCATCCGAGACAGCGAGTCGTCG CCAAACGACTTCTCCATCTCCTTGAAGGCCCAGAGCAAGAACAAGCATTTCAAAGTGCAGCTGAAGGACAACCTTTACTGCATTGGACAGCGCAAATTCAACTCTATGGAAGAGCTTGTCGAACACTACAAAAAAGCCCCCATCTTCACCAGTGAGCAGGGAGACAAACTGTACCTGATCAAGGCCATGGCTGCCTCCTGA
- the nck1 gene encoding cytoplasmic protein NCK1 isoform X4, whose product MTLRLQWEESGGHQRVRRRGGEDKPKMDMANLFKHFFRIGKVKSKKGGMRDSASNAETDPSMDNGERLYDLNVPALVKFSYTAEREDELSLVKGTRVVVMEKCSDGWWRGSYSGRSGWFPSNYVTEDVDGTAGGGVMGGFGDPAASLTEKLAAVVSSTANGNRVLHTVQALYPFNSGNDEELNFEKGEVMEVVEKPENDPEWWKCRKADGQLGLVPKNYVTVLDSSSHKSTGLAGPPTPDCDYISPSVSGRFAGKEWYYGKVTRHQAEVALNQRGIEGDFLIRDSESSPNDFSISLKAQSKNKHFKVQLKDNLYCIGQRKFNSMEELVEHYKKAPIFTSEQGDKLYLIKAMAAS is encoded by the exons ATGACTCTACGGCTGCAGTGGGAAGAGAGCGGGGGCCACCAAAGAGTCAGGCGGAGAGGGGGAGAGGACAAGCCCAAAATGGACATGGCTAACCTATTCAAACATTTCTTCC GCATCGGAAAGGTGAAGAGTAAAAAAGGAGGAATGAGAGACTCAGCGTCCAACGCCGAGACCGACCCCAGCATGGACAATGGCGAGCGTCTGTACGACCTCAACGTGCCCGCTCTGGTCAAGTTCAGCTACACGGCGGAGCGCGAAGACGAGCTCTCGCTGGTGAAGGGCACGCGGGTGGTGGTGATGGAGAAGTGCAGCGACGGCTGGTGGCGAGGAAGCTACAGCGGACGGTCCGGTTGGTTTCCGTCCAACTACGTGACCGAAGACGTGGACGGGACGGCGGGAGGAGGGGTCATGGGGGGATTCGGCGACCCCGCCGCATCGCTGACGGAGAAGCTTGCGGCCGTGGTGAGCAGCACGGCCAACGGGAACAGGGTGCTGCACACGGTGCAGGCGCTCTACCCTTTCAACTCTGGTAACGACGAGGAACTGAACTTTGAAAAAGGGGAGGTGATGGAGGTCGTGGAGAAACCGGAGAACGACCCGGAGTGGTGGAAGTGCCGGAAAGCAGACGGACAGCTGGGCTTGGTGCCTAAGAACTACGTCACCGTGCTGGACTCCAGCTCCCATAAATCCACGGGGCTCGCCGGGCCTCCCACACCAGACTGCGACTACATCTCTCCGTCGGTGAGCGGGCGATTCGCGGGGAAAGAGTGGTACTACGGAAAGGTGACGCGCCACCAGGCGGAGGTGGCCCTGAACCAGAGAGGCATCGAGGGAGACTTCCTCATCCGAGACAGCGAGTCGTCG CCAAACGACTTCTCCATCTCCTTGAAGGCCCAGAGCAAGAACAAGCATTTCAAAGTGCAGCTGAAGGACAACCTTTACTGCATTGGACAGCGCAAATTCAACTCTATGGAAGAGCTTGTCGAACACTACAAAAAAGCCCCCATCTTCACCAGTGAGCAGGGAGACAAACTGTACCTGATCAAGGCCATGGCTGCCTCCTGA
- the LOC101169570 gene encoding D-beta-hydroxybutyrate dehydrogenase, mitochondrial, with the protein MAPQSMVRVGLLVSFSVFLTVTLGFGLPALLNAVMRLLGLPETSVTECIVVVYALFVLYVAMPRIPRGSVEVKGKGVLITGCDSGFGHALAKHLHRLGFTVFAGCLLKDKGGEGAKALEEFHSDRMKVLQLDVCSDGEVKAAVEFIRNNLEDSQRGLWAVVNNAGVSTFGEVEFTSVDTYKQVSEVNLWGTIRVTKAVLPLIRRAKGRVVNIASMYGRMGNMMRSPYCVSKYGVEAFSDCLRYEMKSWGVKVSVVEPGNFIVATGILTRDVVATTANKLWSEAPPDVKEDYGKAHFEHLMALMRSYCNSGQKDDAPVMDDITDAIVSKRPYTRYSPMEPHWWIRMQIMTHLPGAISDLLYF; encoded by the exons ATGGCTCCACAGTCCATGGTTCGAGTGGGGCTTCTGGTGTCGTTCTCCGTTTTCCTGACGGTGACGTTGGGATTCGGACTACCGGCCCTGCTGAACGCAGTCATGAGGCTGCTGGGACTCCCGGAGACGAGCGTGACCGAATGCATCGTGGTGGTGTACGCGCTCTTCGTCCTGTACGTGGCGATGCCCCGGATCCCGAGAGGATCCGTTGAG GTGAAGGGCAAAGGTGTCCTGATCACAGGCTGTGACAGTGGATTTGGTCACGCGCTCGCTAAGCATCTGCACAGGCTGGGCTTCACAGTGTTTGCCGGATGCCTCCTAAAG gataaaggtggagaaggtgcaAAGGCGCTGGAGGAGTTCCATTCTGATCGCATGAAGGTGCTCCAGCTGGACGTCTGCAGTGACGGCGAGGTGAAGGCGGCGGTGGAGTTTATCAGAAACAACCTGGAGGACTCTCAGAGAG GTCTGTGGGCCGTGGTGAACAACGCCGGCGTGTCCACGTTTGGAGAGGTGGAGTTCACCTCTGTGGACACCTACAAACAGGTGTCTGAGGTCAACCTGTGGGGAACCATCCGGGTCACTAAAGCGGTCCTGCCTCTGATCCGCAGGGCCAAAG GTCGTGTTGTCAACATCGCCAGCATGTACGGCAGGATGGGCAACATGATGCGCTCTCCATACTGCGTATCCAAATACGGCGTTGAGGCCTTCTCGGACTGCCTCCGCTACGAGATGAAGTCCTGGGGGGTCAAAGTGTCCGTCGTCGAGCCGGGGAACTTCATCGTGGCCACTGGCATCCTGACCCGGGACGTGGTGGCCACGACGGCGAACAAGCTGTGGAGCGAGGCGCCCCCGGATGTGAAGGAGGATTACGGGAAAGCCCACTTCGAGCACCTCATGGCGTTGATGCGTTCCTACTGCAACAGCGGGCAGAAGGACGACGCCCCCgtcatggatgacatcacagacgCCATCGTGTCAAAGCGGCCCTACACGCGCTACAGCCCCATGGAGCCCCACTGGTGGATCCGAATGCAGATAATGACCCACCTGCCTGGTGCCATATCTGACTTGCTGTACTTCTGA